The Infirmifilum lucidum DNA segment CGATTTTCCATGTAGCCCTACTCCAGAACGTGGTTGTAACGATTTCACACCTGTTACTGGCACTCTCCCTTGCGATATTATCTAGGCCTAAAGTAAATAGGGTTGTCGCGACAGGGATCGCCTCTACACTTATAGGGTACACATGGGTCACTTATACACTCTACGTAGTTAACGTGAAGCTAGACCCTCAAATAGCTCTAGCGAAAACGTTGCTACTGTCTTCAAGGATACTCATCGTAATGCTCTACTCGCTGTTTTTCGCCTCAACCACTAGGCCAAAGGATCTGGCAACCTCCATGACATTACAACTTAAAGTCCCCTACGAATATGCCTTCCTGTCCTTTGTCACTCTCAGAATGTTCCCCATAATCAAGCGGGATCTTGAAAACATCATAGCCTTCAGGAAGATGAAAGGCTACATAAAGGTGAGCAGACCATGGAACCTCATTCTCTCGATGATAACACCACTGTTGTTTACAACTGTTAGGAGGTCAGTGTTAATGGGGATATCTATGGAGGCTAGAGGGTTCGGCAAGTACCCGAAAAGAACATTCCTATACGAGACGCAAATAACTCCGCGGGACATAGCATTCCTTCTATCTGTTCTCTCGGTAGTTTCTGCCTCGACTCTCTTCTCGTATATTCTCGGAGCACCCTTGGAAGTCTCACTTTAGAATAGCTTCTTTAACTTCACGGAAACCCCTAACACCGTAGATACAGTTCCAGGGCCTCGCCTCTACCTCCTTGATCTGCTTACCACCACCAATAATTACTCCTGCACTCTTTTCCCCTGCGACAACCGCGCCCAAGCTAAAAGTGTCTCCTAGCCCGAGCTGGCTCTGAGTTATAGGCATAATGTGGGCGAAACCAAATATAGCCCCGAGAAGGGGTCTAATGACCAGGACATCGCTTATTGCCCCCTTTTTGACCACTCTTTCCCACTTTCTCAGAAATCCCCCCTTCATAACTACGGAGTCCTGCGTGACGTAGTACTCAAAACTCCTCCTATAGACTTCTACACCTAGCACGCCTATGATAGAAGCCACGCCTAGCACTCCGCACCTTGCTAAATACCCTCCGTCCAGAACGCGAAGGAACCTAGCTATCTCTGGGAGTGCGTAGCTTACAGATACAAATAGCAAGGGCTTGGCGTCTACGTGCATGAGCCAGTCCAACACGCAGACCGTCACCGCGATTACAGCCCCCATTGCATAGATCAGGCTGTAGGGCTCGCTGAGCCCAGTAACCCAGTTAGTGACGAAGGCTAGAGAGGAAAGGAAGCTCTTGATACTGACTGGCGCGAAGCCCCAGAGAGCTAAGGCTACGAGCTGGCTCCATGCCGGCGTAGAGTACAGGGAAAACATGCCCAGGAAAGAGGCGAACGAGGGCTTGCCCCTCCACAAAACCCTTTGCTCTGGCTCCACAAGTTAAGGCAGAAAGCGCTATTTTAAATTATTTTGCTCACGGCATCATTTGAGACGCTTTTCTTATAATGGGATTCTTTTCCAGGGGCTTGACAAGCAAGGCTGCGAGGAGCACAGATATTAGTGTTTGACCAAATGTATCCCTGAAGAGGGATACAAGTGCTGGCGCGCGCCCCTTCACGAAAACATTGACGACGAAGTAAGTAAAGCTCATTACGAGGCCGGCTGCTATCATCGCTATTACCTGGACTTTAAGGCCCTTGCCTTTACCCATGCCAGCTATGTAGCCTTGGAGCCCGTGCGCTACAAGGGTAACATACCACCTCGGGTAGCCCACAACTATGTCTGCTAGCGTTGGCCCGATTAGGCCTACAGCAAGTCCAGCACTGCTACCGAAAAGGAGCGACGCTAAGTAGATTATGGTGTCGCCGACGTGTGTAAAGCCCCTTGTGGGGCTTGGAACAGCCGATACCGAGGTTAAAGCCGCAGTGAGAGCGGAGAAAATTGCGACAACTGCCAGGAATACGCTCAGCCTCTTCTGACTCACGGTAGTGACATCACGGGCTGGAATTTAAGGTTTTCTCCAATAACTGCTGTACCTTTGAGAGGTACCTGGAAACCTTAACGGCCTGGTCACTGACCTCTAAGGCTTTACCCCCCTCTATAACGTAGTGTTTAGCCTGTATACTCTTGTGAGTGACCTTCAGAGCCTCTTCTACTGCATGGTGTAGCCCCACACAGTGTGGAGAACCGTCGACGGTCAGAACTACAACTTCCTCTAGGTCTACCCTAGCGAACATGGATGCAAGCTTGAGGGCAACTACGTTGAAATGCTCGGCCTCTAGGCAGACAGCCAGTGGGACTCTCTCGAGTCTGAACTCTTCGAAAATCTCTGGGTATTCGTCTCTAACGCAGGAGCCATAAACTAGAATCCTTCGCGTGTCTCGAATGAGTTTCGAGGCAACGTTTACCTCTGTTAGGCGTTTATAGGCGCAATCAGCCAAAATACTACACCTTTATACTTACGAGGCTATCGAGTACGAGCTCGCCTCCAAGCCTGAGCTTCTCGGCAAGCTCCCCCTCTGAAACCATCCTCTTTTCAGGCTCAAGGAGGTGTCCATTTACAAGCAGGAGAGCCGCGCTTTTAATCCTCCTCAACATGGCTATAGAGAATAGTGTTGCGCACTCCATCTCGACGCTCAGGGCGCCGAAGCTGGCCCACTTCTCTGCGAGGCTCTTGTCCTCCGCGTAGAAAGCATCACTGCTGACGACCGGCCCTGCGTGCACTTTGAGGCCTCTCTGTAGCCCTTTGGAATAGAGTGTCCACGCCAGGGTTAAGTCGGGGGATGCGGAGACATTGAGGTCGCCGAAATACTGCCTGAAAAAGCCGCCGTGAACATAGTGAGCAGACGTAGGAACGATGAAGTCTCCAATTGCCACCTCCCTGCTAATCCCCCCGGTTGTGCCGAACCTTATAATTGCCTTGGCACCCGCCTGAACCAGCTCCTCGAAGACTATTGCGGCACCCGGGCCACCCATCCCATGTGTCGCGATGGTGACTTCTAAACCCCTCCACGAGCCGTTGTAGACCAGCAACCCTCTGTTATCGTTGACGAGCACGGGGTTAACAAGCATACTTGCGAGGAGTTTTGCCCTGCCCGGATCCCCGACTGCTATGACTCTTGGAGCTACACGCTCAGCCTTGATGTGGAAGGGCATACTTCTAACCCGGAGAGGAAGTATTTTAGCGTTACCTCCTCCTCACTGCATAGAGGAAACTTTGAAACGGCACATCTTCATCCCTTACAACATAGACGCTGTAGCCAGCGCTCAGAATATCGCTGAGCTGCCTCGCGTATGAAAAACCTTCATGCAATTCAACCACTATCCTTTCAACGCCAAATTGCTCCAGGGCCTCTAGTGATTTTTCGAAGACACGCTTTTCGACACCTTCTATATCGACTTTTAAGAGGTCAATCCTCCTAAAGCCCGACGCTTGGAATACGTCCAGAAGGGTGACTTTCGGGACTATGATTTCT contains these protein-coding regions:
- a CDS encoding purine-nucleoside phosphorylase; this encodes MPFHIKAERVAPRVIAVGDPGRAKLLASMLVNPVLVNDNRGLLVYNGSWRGLEVTIATHGMGGPGAAIVFEELVQAGAKAIIRFGTTGGISREVAIGDFIVPTSAHYVHGGFFRQYFGDLNVSASPDLTLAWTLYSKGLQRGLKVHAGPVVSSDAFYAEDKSLAEKWASFGALSVEMECATLFSIAMLRRIKSAALLLVNGHLLEPEKRMVSEGELAEKLRLGGELVLDSLVSIKV
- a CDS encoding 4Fe-4S ferredoxin — encoded protein: MADCAYKRLTEVNVASKLIRDTRRILVYGSCVRDEYPEIFEEFRLERVPLAVCLEAEHFNVVALKLASMFARVDLEEVVVLTVDGSPHCVGLHHAVEEALKVTHKSIQAKHYVIEGGKALEVSDQAVKVSRYLSKVQQLLEKTLNSSP
- a CDS encoding PH domain-containing protein, which produces MEPEQRVLWRGKPSFASFLGMFSLYSTPAWSQLVALALWGFAPVSIKSFLSSLAFVTNWVTGLSEPYSLIYAMGAVIAVTVCVLDWLMHVDAKPLLFVSVSYALPEIARFLRVLDGGYLARCGVLGVASIIGVLGVEVYRRSFEYYVTQDSVVMKGGFLRKWERVVKKGAISDVLVIRPLLGAIFGFAHIMPITQSQLGLGDTFSLGAVVAGEKSAGVIIGGGKQIKEVEARPWNCIYGVRGFREVKEAILK
- a CDS encoding energy-coupling factor transporter transmembrane component T family protein: MDSLKRLNPVVKLTSLLIAIFHVALLQNVVVTISHLLLALSLAILSRPKVNRVVATGIASTLIGYTWVTYTLYVVNVKLDPQIALAKTLLLSSRILIVMLYSLFFASTTRPKDLATSMTLQLKVPYEYAFLSFVTLRMFPIIKRDLENIIAFRKMKGYIKVSRPWNLILSMITPLLFTTVRRSVLMGISMEARGFGKYPKRTFLYETQITPRDIAFLLSVLSVVSASTLFSYILGAPLEVSL
- a CDS encoding ECF transporter S component — translated: MSQKRLSVFLAVVAIFSALTAALTSVSAVPSPTRGFTHVGDTIIYLASLLFGSSAGLAVGLIGPTLADIVVGYPRWYVTLVAHGLQGYIAGMGKGKGLKVQVIAMIAAGLVMSFTYFVVNVFVKGRAPALVSLFRDTFGQTLISVLLAALLVKPLEKNPIIRKASQMMP